One genomic window of Osmia bicornis bicornis chromosome 5, iOsmBic2.1, whole genome shotgun sequence includes the following:
- the LOC123987838 gene encoding uncharacterized protein LOC123987838 translates to MECLGQIEAIEKKIKSASVPAIKALHKFIYREEGDRNNRKRLRNFKGFPFSANSEEYTAQLEYARRLTTGDLISSYDEEEEESEEEDNEETADKVKNDSGSEHDIQTVSVRPQGKDINFAFNYKDVEDTLRTFDGSNAYPVEKWIEDFEEAAEIFRWTDLQKLVFAKRSLSGLAKLFIQSERAVNSWNKLKDALKKEFISKSNSAQIHKMLSERKLAVHESVQEYYLTMKELASRGSVEEEALIQYIVDGVTDDTPNKFILFAATTLEELKKRLETYEELRRKHREKSYFYKKPTQTNKESPAAASKSPGQPANSKTTISEIRCFICGKKGHHANDCKDKSLGRKCFKCQSHGHIASDCPSIKKENLVTSPKINNISVLPSNNMTKEIKINNITLNALIDTGSQLTIIRASSADKLNAPVLNKVDVTLSGLGKHTVSTLGYFSSVVNIDNSDFPCNIYVVPDNAIYLDVIVGRDILSQAEVKIDPNGISIQKISQNIFLAEINVQNDTNLNIEESTSVEPRQSIEKLITDYKLEKTKSTDVEMKIVLKDETPIFERPRRLPVPEREIVDKQVEEWIKEDIVEPCASDFCNQVVVVKKKDGSPRVCIDYRKINKVIVKDRYPLPLIEDQLDKLHDAKIFTTLDMKNGLRMLTVKNVEEGSRKYTSFVTHKVPYIDDFIIPAENEDIAFSRLKLVLDAAKEFGLELNLKKCAFLKLEVEFLGHVIKSGRIYPSLSKTQAVIKFPEPKTVKERLFAVETLKACLSRGPVLNIYNPKYETELHTDASSKGYGAILLQKSLDDNQLHPVYYFSKKTSEAEKKYSSYELEVLAVIEALKRLRVYLLGIKFKIVTDCQAFEKTMSKRDIATKIARWALLLQEYDYTIEHKPGVRMKHVDALSRHPIMFTEVCGIAIHIKRAQDKDESIKVIKDLLKEKPYEDYFVKNDILYKFSEGLNKKAGKQEGYLHPLFKGEVPLQTYHLDHLGPLQSTSKKYSYILAVIDSFTKFVWLYSTKSTTSAEVIVKLEIQKTTFGSPAHIITDKCTAFTSKEFTDYCDTENIKLSTITTGLPRANGQRQRKLRQEAKKQILKVQNENKKTYNLRRKSANAYKIGDLVAIKRTQVQPGSKLKPKYLGPYRIIKVKDSNTYDVTKEGYCDGPKTTTTCAEYVKPWVLNSLSSGADEG, encoded by the exons ATGGAGTGTCTAGGGCAAATCGAAGCGattgagaaaaaaataaaatcagcCTCTGTGCCTGCAATAAAAGCCTTgcacaaatttatttatcgcGAAGAGGGAGACCGGAACAATCGTAAAAGGTTACGAAATTTTAAAGGTTTTCCGTTTTCCGCTAATTCGGAAGAATACACAGCGCAATTAGAGTATGCAAGACGTCTGACTACCGGCGATCTCATTTCTAGCT acgatgaagaagaagaggagagtGAAGAAGAAGACAACGAGGAAACTGCTGACAAAGTAAAAAATGACAGTGGTAGTGAACACGATATCCAAACTGTTTCTGTGCGACCGCAAGGAAAAGACATTAACTTTGCTTTCAACTACAAAGACGTAGAAGATACATTACGTACTTTCGATGGCAGCAATGCATATCCTGTGGAGAAATGGATAGAAGATTTCGAAGAAGCGGCCGAAATATTCCGCTGGACAGACTTACAAAAATTAGTCTTCGCCAAAAGATCCCTATCTGGATTAGCGAAATTGTTCATTCAAAGCGAGCGCGCCGTAAATTCGTGGAATAAACTAAAGGATGCGCTAAAAAAGGAATTCATTTCCAAGTCAAACAGTGCACAAATTCATAAAATGTTATCAGAACGGAAGCTGGCAGTACATGAAAGTGTTCAAGAATACTATCTAACTATGAAGGAATTAGCGTCGAGGGGCTCGGTGGAAGAGGAGGCGCTGATTCAGTACATCGTGGATGGTGTAACAGATGATACACCCAACAAGTTCATCCTATTTGCTGCTACCACCCTGGAGGAGCTGAAGAAGCGTCTGGAAACCTATGAGGAATTACGTAGGAAACACCGAGAGAAaagttatttttataaaaagcCGACGCAAACAAACAAAGAATCTCCTGCTGCAGCTTCGAAATCACCAGGACAACCCGCCAACAGTAAGACAACCATAAGTGAAATTCGTTGTTTCATATGCGGTAAGAAAGGACACCATGCGAACGATTGTAAAGATAAGTCTTTAGGGAGAAAATGTTTCAAATGTCAGTCTCATGGTCATATTGCGTCCGATTGTCCGagtattaaaaaagaaaatttagttACTTCTCcgaaaataaataacatttcTGTTCTTCCTTCAAATAATATgacaaaagaaattaaaattaacaacATTACTTTAAATGCATTAATTGATACGGGAAGTCAACTCACCATAATTCGGGCAAGCTCGGCTGATAAATTGAACGCGCCAGTTTTAAACAAAGTAGATGTTACTTTATCGGGACTAGGAAAACATACGGTTTCCACGTTAGGTTATTTTTCTTCTGTCGTGAACATTGATAATTCTGATTTTCCATGTAATATTTATGTTGTCCCGGATAATGCGATATATTTAGATGTAATAGTAGGCAGAGATATCTTAAGTCAAGCGGAGGTAAAAATCGATCCAAACGGTATCTCTATTCAAAAAATATCGCAAAATATCTTTCTTGCTGAAATCAATGTACAAAACGATactaatttaaatattgaagaaaGCACGAGCGTTGAACCTCGTCAAAGTATTGAAAAGTTAATTACCGATTATAAACTCGAAAAAACTAAAAGTACAGATGTGGAAATGAAAATCGTGTTGAAAGACGAAACGCCAATTTTCGAGAGACCTAGACGTTTGCCGGTACCAGAACGCGAAATCGTAGATAAACAGGTGGAGGAATGGATCAAGGAAGATATTGTTGAACCCTGCGCATCCGACTTTTGTAACCAAGTAGTtgtagtaaaaaaaaaagatggtTCGCCAAGAGTGTGCATAGATTATAGAAAGATCAACAAGGTAATAGTGAAGGATAGATACCCGCTACCACTAATAGAGGACCAGCTTGATAAATTGCATGATGCCAAAATTTTCACGACGCTCGATATGAAAAACGGTTTAAGAATGTTAACGGTTAAAAATGTAGAGGAAGGTAGCAGAAAATACACATCTTTTGTCACACATAAAG TGCCATATATTGACGATTTTATCATTCCTGCTGAAAACGAAGACATAGCGTTTTCAAGATTAAAATTAGTACTGGATGCAGCTAAAGAATTCGGATTAGAATTAAATCTTAAAAAGTGTGCCTTTTTGAAACTAGAAGTAGAATTTTTAGGGCACGTAATAAAAAGTGGCCGTATATATCCTTCATTATCCAAAACACAAGCGGTAATTAAATTCCCAGAACCAAAAACCGTAAAAGAG AGACTATTTGCCGTTGAAACGCTTAAAGCTTGTTTGTCGCGAGGCCcagttttaaatatttataatccGAAATATGAAACGGAGTTACACACTGATGCAAGTAGCAAAGGTTACGGTGccattttattacaaaaatctTTAGATGACAATCAATTACATCCGGTGTATTATTTCAGTAAAAAGACAAGCGAAgcagaaaagaaatattctaGTTATGAATTAGAAGTATTAGCCGTAATAGAAGCGTTAAAAAGACTGCGTGTTTATCTTCTaggaattaaatttaaaatcgtAACTGATTGTCAAGCATTCGAGAAAACAATGAGTAAAAGAGACATTGCAACAAAGATAGCGAGGTGGGCCTTATTACTCCAAGAATATGACTATACAATCGAGCATAAGCCTGGCGTCAGAATGAAACACGTAGATGCTTTAAGTAGACATCCGATTATGTTTACCGAGGTATGCGGTATTGCGATACATATTAAACGAGCGCAGGATAAAGACGAATCTATTAAAGTAATCAAAGAtttgttaaaagaaaaaccaTACGAAGACTATTTTGTTAAAAAcgatattttatataaattctcGGAAGGTC TAAATAAGAAAGCTGGCAAACAAGAAGGATATTTGCACCCTTTGTTTAAAGGAGAAGTTCCGTTGCAAACGTACCATCTTGATCATTTAGGACCGTTACAGTCTACGAGCAAGAAATATTCTTATATTCTAGCTGTTATCGATAGTTTTACGAAATTTGTATGGTTATATTCTACTAAGTCGACAACATCCGCGGAAGTAATTGTTAAGCTAGAAATTCAAAAAACTACTTTCGGAAGCCCGGCGCATATCAttacagataaatgtacagcGTTCACCTCCAAGGAGTTTACAGACTATTGCGATACAGAAAATATTAAACTGTCAACTATTACTACAGGGTTACCACGCGCTAATGGACAG cGACAGAGAAAACTACGGCAAGAAGCGAAAAAGCAAATTCTTAAAGTGCAAAACGAAAACAAAAAGACATATAATCTGCGTAGAAAATCAGCGAATGCGTATAAAATAGGTGATTTAGTTGCTATTAAGCGTACACAGGTTCAACCAGGTAGTAAATTGAAACCGAAATATTTGGGACCCTATCGAATTATCAAAGTAAAAGATAGTAACACCTATGACGTAACTAAAGAGGGGTATTGCGATGGCCCAAAGACAACGACCACCTGTGCAGAATATGTAAAGCCATGGGTACTAAATAGTTTATCATCCGGGGCGGATGAAGGGTAG
- the LOC114880701 gene encoding transport and Golgi organization protein 6 homolog: MDHYEILFQLTTIDKSDDEGAKDFNTRLQQILQKVQPMLTQHDTKFITNNIRYQYVWTLIHELLNIKASNSVNDESLFSVKQFKALKVSIELITAMGILPGLLPGVGINMAKLCPRVTQLPEEKLTVSHKYERLQFSIRSLMELYNDLTFRPAILAQIGPLLAALLQVCYAPLMKPKTFESSKQKNTNETEFEMTEELYNKLKNDQEYFTRLFNKFLSECPVSTSMRELMVILGVPEAPAWLRCRTRQHLMQLLMQPNGVISLVAAVCEDVLDLGEHWNKLDTVSRLIVVPPLKNSDKYYESICSQLLNILTSTQVKHAAAIAICCITALYEHNREIFDKNIMDVICDPLIVNANSVPKSESEVEKCIESLTKCFITIEAKLPVRFLMKVALPLFCLYNNVRQSACVLKYKIKQLILHLLHEDSLRDDLFADFLGHGSTKDFGKHLVSKFGPTGGIEITGIDETLKYEEFADTLLDLTSTTKQLSNKLFHYLLKFLAQLMLSKYSKKSEKLLRTEDDVVEEIGKQLAAVKLLSNLADISTVQETQLEHPHELFCFVETLFNSYIKHTSNMSKENDCEILCMGLMLIKLIINERKQGLDWEMFKSFVESLEKFSRSKIPKQLASLTKEVIELIKTQDRLKQKHYQDLSVDYKSSDKFEEALKDLTDSLLPVRAHGLITLTKLIENADPCTINRREIILQLFEENLKHEDSFIYLTAINGLCTFAVAYPQIVIETLVQEYIDMPRRISIGELTAETRMKLGEILVKVTRGLGEMVSVYKNLLINGFLCATRDPDSLVRSSSLSCLGELCKVLGFRLGDTVLEVIYCITCIIKSDKAPECRRAAVMTSTLLLRGIGKDTLTTLGKDLVDLYRGLKYLRDNDQDPVLRLHAQLALEELDCIVQDFLFSPPKLEKKILLLNSS; this comes from the exons ATGGATCactatgaaatattatttcagtTGACAACAATTGATAAAAGTGACGATG AAGGAGCTAAAGATTTTAATACTAGATTGCaacaaattttacaaaaagtACAACCGATGTTAACACAACATgacacaaaatttataacaaacaATATTAg GTATCAATATGTATGGACACTTATTCATGAGTTACTAAATATAAAAGCATCCAATTCTGTAAATGATGAATCCTTATTTAGTGTTAAACAATTTAAAGCTTTAAAAGTTTCTATCGAATTGATAACTGCAATGGGAATTTTACCTGGACTTTTACCTGGTGTTGGAATCAATATGGCTAAATTATGTCCTAGAGTTACACAGCTAcctgaagaaaaattaacagTTTCACAT aAATATGAAAGACTACAATTCTCAATTCGTTCTCTCATGGAATTGTACAATGACCTTACGTTTCGTCCAGCAATACTTGCACAGATAGGTCCTCTACTGGCTGCGCTTCTACAAGTGTGTTATGCTCCATTGATGAAACCTAAAACATTTGAATCAAGCAAACAGAAAAATACAAATGAAACTGAATTCGAAATGACGGaagaattatataataaactaAAAAACGATCAAGAATATTTCACTCGTttgtttaacaaatttttaagcGAATGTCCGGTATCTACAAGTATGAGAGAATTGATGGTAATTCTCGGTGTGCCAGAAGCACCTGCCTGGCTTCGTTGTCGAACTCGTCAACATTTAATGCAGCTACTTATGCAACCTAATGGAGTTATTTCGCTTGTAGCTGCTGTTTGTGAAGATGTCTTGGATCTTGGAGAACATTGGAATAAACTGGATACTGTTTCCAGATTAATAGTTGTACCACCTCTAAAAAATTCAGATAAATATTACGAATCTATATGTTCACAA TTACTGAACATTTTAACATCTACTCAGGTAAAACATGCAGCAGCAATAGCAATCTGTTGTATCACTGCACTTTATGAACATAATCGGGagatttttgataaaaatattatggaTGTAATATGTGATCCACTGATCGTAAATGCAAATAGTGTACCAAAGAGTGAGAGCGAAGTAGAGAAATGTATAGAAAGTTTAACAAAATGTTTCATAACAATAGAAGCTAAATTACCTgtgagatttttaatgaaagtAGCGCTTCCATTATTTTGTTTGTATAACAATGTCAGGCAAAGTGCTTGCGtgttgaaatataaaattaaacaactTATATTACACCTTTTGCATGAAGACTCATTAAGAGATGATTTATTTGCTGACTTTCTTGGACACGGTTCAACAAAAGATTTTGGAAAGCATTTGGTATCAAAGTTTGGGCCAACAGGTGGAATTGAAATTACGGGAATAGATGAGACTCTTAAATACGAAGAATTTGCAGATACTTTATTGGATTTAACATCTACCACTAAAcaattatcaaataaattatttcactaTTTATTAAAGTTTTTAGCACAGCTTATGCTATCGAAATACAGCAAGAAATCTGAGAAGTTACTACGAACAGAGGATGATGTAGTGGAAGAAATTGGGAAACAATTGGCTGCTGTAAAACTTTTATCGAACTTAGCTGATATATCTACTGTGCAAGAAACACAATTAGAACACCCACACGAATTATTTTGCTTTGTAGAAACATTATTTAATAGCTACATCAAACATACAAGTAATATGTCGAAAGAAAATGATTGTGAAATTTTATGTATGGGTTTGATGCTAATAAAACTGAtcataaatgaaagaaaacagGGGTTAGATTGGGAAATGTTTAAAAGTTTTGTAGAAtctttagaaaaattttctcGTTCAAAGATTCCAAAACAGTTGGCGTCATTAACGAAGGAAGTAATTGAACTGATTAAGACTCAAGATCGATTGAAACAAAAACATTATCAAGATTTATCAGTGGATTATAAATCATCAGATAAGTTTGAAGAAGCGCTTAAGGACCTTACGGATTCACTCCTCCCTGTTCGTGCCCATGGACTTATAACTCTTACAAAATTGATAGAAAATGCGGACCCATGTACTATTAACAgaagagaaattattttacagctATTTGAA GAAAATTTGAAGCATGAAGATTCATTTATATATCTAACAGCAATTAATGGATTATGTACTTTTGCTGTTGCGTATCCACAGATTGTTATAGAAACATTGGTGCAGGAATACATCGATATGCCTCGACGTATCTCAATAGGAGAATTAACAGCAGAAACTAGAATGAAATTAGGAGAAATACTTGTAAAAGTAACGCGAGGTTTAG GTGAGATGGTATCAGTCTATAaaaatcttttaataaatGGATTCTTGTGCGCTACACGCGATCCAGATTCCTTAGTACGTTCTTCCAGTCTTTCTTGTTTAGGAGAATTGTGTAAAGTACTAGGTTTCCGACTGGGAGATACTGTTCTTGAG GTAATATACTGCATCACTTGCATTATAAAATCAGATAAAGCACCTGAATGTCGGCGAGCTGCAGTTATGACCAGTACTCTGTTACTTCGAGGTATTGGAAAGGATACATTAACTACCCTTGGGAAAGATTTGGTAGATCTGTATCGCGGGCTGAAATATCTACGAGATAATGATCAAGACCCTGTGCTGCGTTTGCATGCACAGTTGGCCTTGGAAGAATTAGATTGCATCGTACAAGACTTTTTGTTTTCACCTCCAAAACttgagaaaaaaatattactgtTAAATTCGTCATAA
- the LOC123987837 gene encoding uncharacterized protein LOC123987837, whose protein sequence is MADRNETVNEPAPEASINSATLRRLPPFWKENPAAWFITVEMTFDLARITSDDTKCRYVVKNLDHTVLPFIMGVLISPSRGKYEEIKKRIIEAFDESHETKLRKLLRGSEVVDEKPSHCLQRLRNLAGGQVGENVLRTLFLEQLPESMRTVLAISDTADLQRLALLADKIAEMFVPRVAAIEASTPVIPPPSTRIEALEAKMEKLVSMVETLTTRQSRQPYRSQPRWRSRGSPGRGRSGSRSTSREGNNYCFYHRRFAERAHRCVIPCGWPGPPPTGASANPATQGN, encoded by the coding sequence ATGGCGGACCGAAATGAAACGGTAAATGAGCCCGCTCCTGAGGCATCCATTAACTCAGCTACCTTACGACGGCTACCGCCGTTTTGGAAGGAGAATCCGGCTGCATGGTTCATTACAGTGGAGATGACCTTTGATCTGGCGCGAATAACCAGCGACGATACGAAGTGCCGTTACGTGGTGAAGAATTTGGACCACACTGTACTGCCCTTCATCATGGGCGTATTGATCTCTCCATCGCGTGGTAAATACgaggaaataaagaaacggATCATCGAAGCATTTGATGAGTCCCACGAGACTAAATTGAGGAAGCTGCTGCGAGGAAGTGAAGTGGTGGACGAGAAACCCTCGCATTGTTTGCAGAGACTTAGAAATCTGGCTGGTGGGCAAGTCGGAGAAAACGTTCTGCGTACGCTCTTTTTGGAGCAATTACCGGAGAGCATGAGAACTGTTCTCGCTATTAGCGATACGGCGGATCTGCAACGGCTAGCGCTCCTAGCTGATAAGATTGCAGAGATGTTTGTGCCAAGGGTGGCGGCCATTGAAGCGTCAACCCCTGTGATTCCACCACCGTCCACCAGGATAGAGGCGCTGGAGGCTAAGATGGAGAAGTTAGTCTCGATGGTGGAGACGCTCACTACGCGACAGTCCCGCCAACCCTATAGGTCCCAGCCAAGATGGCGGTCACGCGGTAGCCCTGGAAGGGGGCGATCTGGAAGTCGGTCAACTTCACGCGAAGGAAACAACTATTGTTTCTACCACCGGAGGTTCGCTGAGAGGGCCCATCGATGCGTCATTCCTTGTGGATGGCCAGGTCCACCGCCTACTGGAGCTTCGGCTAACCCTGCCACGCAGGGAAACTGA